The Chitinophagales bacterium genome has a segment encoding these proteins:
- the maf gene encoding septum formation protein Maf, which produces MTLIYLASQSPRRLKILQEANFIVEVISVDVAEIYPSSLSVYEVASYLAELKMDAALKQYPNLKNQTIITADTVVIYNNTILGKPKDLEEARQMLMTLNGQQHEVMTGVAIYHNNKVNVLKDITKVYFKQLSNNEIDAYIANYEVLDKAGSYNIEEYQAIAKIEGSYTNVVGLPIEIIKKLLNG; this is translated from the coding sequence ATGACTTTAATTTACTTAGCTTCACAATCACCAAGAAGATTAAAAATATTACAAGAAGCGAACTTTATAGTAGAAGTAATTTCGGTTGATGTAGCAGAAATTTATCCAAGTAGTTTATCAGTGTATGAAGTCGCATCATATTTGGCTGAATTAAAAATGGATGCTGCATTAAAACAATATCCAAATCTAAAAAATCAAACTATTATTACAGCAGATACAGTTGTTATTTATAATAATACAATTCTTGGAAAACCTAAAGATTTAGAAGAAGCTAGGCAAATGTTAATGACATTAAATGGACAGCAACATGAAGTTATGACTGGTGTTGCTATTTATCATAATAATAAAGTTAATGTTTTAAAAGACATTACTAAAGTATATTTTAAACAATTATCTAACAATGAAATTGATGCTTACATTGCCAACTACGAAGTTTTAGACAAAGCAGGAAGTTATAACATAGAAGAATATCAAGCTATAGCGAAAATTGAAGGCAGTTATACCAATGTTGTAGGTTTGCCAATAGAAATTATTAAGAAGTTACTTAATGGTTAA